A genomic stretch from Mya arenaria isolate MELC-2E11 chromosome 10, ASM2691426v1 includes:
- the LOC128206480 gene encoding solute carrier family 12 member 8-like has protein sequence MMSDTENTSLMAQPGSEPNGRKKPPPPDWGKFGLSQEPLKSTNSSGNVETGGEVGYQHTDTDNKNELFQEDQNLTQKMWWKSNFFISVPVLFGTWDGVFTSCMINLLGVVIFLRMGWIVGNAGISLTILTILLAVFVVLIVALSGIGVCERCKVESGGVYFLVSHVLGARIGGSIGIIYCFAQAVACSLSVMGFGESINELTGLNNLWLAKGVAFLLVILLVGINVAGVKWVIRLQLLLLFVLFLSVMDLFVGSFVHTDYDNGVTGYSEFNLRNNSGPLYMPGETFFSIFGLFFSTVTGILAGINMSGDLREPFHNIPRGTLASLGVSLFLYISFTLVIGSTCTRSALQNDYMISEKVSAVGILWLAGLYISSVSACMGSLYGPPRVLQTIANENVIPIIRVLGHGRGPNKVPIYSLVVITLVVLLFILVGDVNSLAPIVTTAFMITYAAVNYAYFALAMSYDRRQERELRYDATKGTDINKSHLGYGATDKVTATYKDSFQSMRTDLDKLFPERLTHHGPQGRSDTKGAGTPTEEADFDATKRAKSLDNVSDVSDASQVLLGKEDDPRHPPNMEITKQPRSWYSFLCNRWLSLFGTVVCVVIMFGTQWAYSLVEVIVAFIVYIYIGQANPGYFPGIAEFNFYAWIKGGLRRCISGKGSQEEIIVAPTTPAVTTLAAQLTEDNEDFASRGRYHQSEVVHGENFDDYDNDSEN, from the exons ATGATGTCTGACACCGAGAACACAAGTTTAATGGCTCAACCAG GTTCAGAGCCCAATGGCCGCAAAAAGCCACCACCCCCAGACTGGGGCAAGTTTGGATTGAGCCAGGAACCACTTAAGTCTACTAACAGCAGTGGGAATGTGGAGACTGGGGGAGAGGTTGGGTACCAGCACACAGACACAGACAACAAAAATGAACTATTCCAGGAGGATCAG AACCTGACCCAGAAGATGTGGTGGAAGTCGAATTTCTTCATCAGTGTACCCGTGCTGTTTGGTACATGGGACGGGGTGTTTACATCATGTATGATCAACCTACTGGGCGTGGTCATTTTTCTCCGTATGGGCTGGATTGTG GGTAATGCAGGGATCAGTTTGACCATCCTGACCATCCTCCTGGCCGTGTTTGTGGTGTTGATAGTCGCATTGAGTGGTATCGGAGTGTGTGAGCGGTGTAAGGTGGAGAGTGGGGGCGTGTACTTCCTCGTGTCTCACGTGTTGGGGGCCAGGATTGGGGGCAGTATCGGCATCATCTATTGCTTCGCTCAG GCTGTGGCTTGTTCACTGTCAGTGATGGGTTTTGGAGAGTCAATAAATGAGCTGACAGGCTTGAATAACCTCTGGTTGGCCAAGGGAGTCGCATTCCTGCTAGTTATTCTTCTAGTTG GTATCAATGTGGCAGGAGTTAAGTGGGTGATTCGTCTGCAACTACTGCTGCTGTTTGTGCTGTTCCTATCTGTCATGGACCTGTTTGTGGGGTCCTTTGTTCACACAGACTATG ATAATGGTGTGACCGGGTACAGTGAATTCAACTTGAGGAACAATTCTGGTCCGCTGTATATGCCTGGGGAGACGTTTTTCTCCATTTTCGGGCTGTTTTTCTCCACGGTAACGGGGATCCTGGCGGGAATCAACATGAGCGGGGACTTGAGAGAGCCATTCCATAATATACCACGGGGAACGCTGGCATCTCTTGGTGTCTC gCTGTTCCTGTACATATCATTCACTCTAGTCATTGGATCTACATGTACAAGATCAGCCCTACAGAATGACTATATGATCTCTGAAAAG GTGTCAGCAGTTGGTATCTTATGGCTGGCGGGCCTTTACATCTCTTCTGTATCAGCGTGTATGGGCAGTCTTTATGGACCACCACGGGTGCTACAGACCATAGCGAACGAGAATGTTATACCCATCATTAGAGTGCTGGGTCACGGA CGAGGCCCAAACAAGGTGCCAATCTATTCCCTGGTCGTCATAACTCTGGTAGTTCTATTGTTTATCCTGGTTGGAGACGTAAACTCCCTCGCCCCGATTGTTACCACAGCATTCATGATTACATACGCCGCCGTGAACTATGCTTACTTTGCACTAGCCATGAGTTATGATCGGCGACAAGAGCGAGAATTACGCTATGACGCAACCAAAGGAACGGACATTAATAAATCACACTTAGGATATGGTGCAACAGACAAAGTGACAGCTACTTATAAAGACTCATTTCAGTCGATGAGGACAGATTTAGATAAGTTGTTTCCTGAAAGGTTGACCCACCACGGGCCCCAGGGGAGGAGCGACACTAAGGGGGCAGGCACCCCAACAGAAGAGGCGGATTTTGACGCGACAAAGAGGGCCAAGTCCCTGGATAACGTTTCCGATGTCAGTGATGCTTCACAGGTGCTACTAGGGAAAGAGGATG ATCCGCGCCACCCACCAAACATGGAGATTACCAAACAGCCTCGCTCCTGGTATTCCTTCCTGTGTAATAGATGGCTGTCTCTTTTTGGG acgGTTGTCTGTGTTGTGATTATGTTTGGCACACAGTGGGCTTATTCCCTGGTGGAGGTCATCGTGGCCTTCATTGTCTACATCTATATAGGGCAGGCCAACCCTGGTTACTTCCCTG GTATAGCCGAGTTTAATTTTTATGCCTGGATAAAAGGGGGCTTACGGAGATGCATAAG TGGGAAGGGCAGCCAAGAGGAGATAATTGTTGCCCCAACCACACCTGCAGTTACCACCCTTGCAGCCCAGCTTACTGAGGATAATGAGGACTTTGCCTCCAGGGGGCGCTACCACCAGTCTGAAGTCGTACACGGAGAAAACTTTGACGACTATGACAATGATAGCGAAAACTAg